A region of the Lycium barbarum isolate Lr01 chromosome 1, ASM1917538v2, whole genome shotgun sequence genome:
aaggtaggatagagcgatagttttcatttgaactcctatgcatgccatgagaaCAATATATGCatgtggctattttgtgacattacagagagctctattatttcatttcgattatgcactgcactaattttcattcttcatgtatatgtaaggcacagttgatagggggtgtgctgtggccttgttgtgtatatatatggcacagttgacaggggtgtgctatggcctttgttgtgtatatatatggcacaggtGACAGGgagtgtgctgtggcctttgttgtgatgtgtgtatgtatggcacagttgacaaggtgtgtgttgtggcctttgttgtgatgtatatatatatggcacagttgacaggggggtgtgttgtggcccttgttgtgatgtgtatatatgtggcacagttgacagggggtgtgctgtggcctttgttgtgatgtgtatatatatggcacagttgacagggggtgacgctgtggcctttgttgtgatatttctatggatatatgtgctTCTTTGATATggctatactgatgcatttatttgcccattcattgacacgcctcaaatgttttccatgattttatgtatatattgagTTCATGCCTTACTTGCTCAGTACACTaatcgtactgacctcctttcttcggcggctgcgttttatgcctgcAAGTACAGACCCTCAGCTTGGTTACCCTCCGGCATAGGATTTCTGcctagctgtttggagagctccattgtcccggagcttgAGCTGTAATGGTACAGATCTTCTTATATAGACTTTGTCatactcctagaggtctgtagacatatgtgggttatgtatatggtttggtcagctatacagatgtagttcgttttggatattcccgtgtatattggcagccttgtcggcttgtgtattttgttatgtttggttaactgtgactcattaggagacaggttcattctgatatgtgGCATTATTAGTATACAACATGTTTTACatatttccacattgtccttagtatcagtctgattgtATTTAACAGGTTCCTGtacgagtgtccaattcggacactagtcatggcccatcggtttgggtcgtgacaatcatgaAGGGTTAATTCATGTTGATAAAGTCTTAGCAACACTTTGTACTGTAAATTTTCTGAACAGGGGGTTAGTTTTTGCGTTGGGGTGGGTGTCTTGCTATGGTGATATTTTTGGTGTTCTTGTTAAAATTTTTGTTAACCGTGATAGTTGAAATAGAGTAGAACAAGTTATAAAGGAGGATTTACAATAGGTCATTCTCCTTTTATGAGGGACTATAACATAGAACTAACCTGCACCATTTTCAGCCTCTGGAGAGGGGCATGCATTTTCTTATAGATTCCTTTATGATTGTGTCTCTGGAGATGTTCTTTGGAGAGGGTTACATGATGTTTGTCCAGACTGTAGAGTTCCTTGACTTGGGTTACTTGATTGTCCTATCTCCAAAGGTACCTCGTTAATCCCTATTGATTGTATTTGTGGTTGAGACGTCGTTCCAGAATTTCCACGTCCTCGAAAATTGCCACGTCCACAGCCTGTCTCGCCTCTCCCGCTTTTACCTCGTCCAGTTCCTCTCATTTCCTGCAACATTAGATTAAAAAAGGATAAGTATCATAATCAGAAATTAAagatgataaaatatatatttatatgttggaGAAAATATCAATTCATTAAGCAAAATATTAAATCAATCATTTATAAAAATGTGGGACATTTTCCTCACAACTGTACCTTCATTGATGAAAATGTTAACAGTAAACCACTAGTTTTACTTAAACACTGATTCTATCTATAAAGAGAACTAATAAGAACAAAAATACAGAGAACTTCTATAAAAGTAAAGCTACAAACATCTTGGTTTTTAGTTTCATGTCAGCCTAATAAGAACAAAAATACAGAGAACTTCTCAAAACAAGATGTAGTCATCTATATCATCAGTTTTTGCTTCTTTATCTTCAAGAGGATGTATCACTGTCCTCTCCATCATTATCATCAAGTAACTCTTCTTCATTCTCGGATACATCTATATCATTGTCATTAATTTAATCATCTTCCTCATTTCCTTGGTCATTGGTACGCAAAACAGTTTGTGGTTCAATATCATCCCTATGTAAAGACACCTCAATCTCAGTTTCTTGGTCATTGGTACGCAAAATATTACATTCAACTTCCTCTTGTTGATAAACTTCTTCGTTAAGTAATGCTTCATCTTCACCTTCAGGAATATTGAAAAGGTTGTGAGGATTTGTCTTTACAACAACAAGCCAATCTTTATTGACCATGTCATTCAAGTAAAAGACTTGCTCGGACTGAGACGCCAACACAAATGGCTCATTTGTATTCAAGGCACAATGAGTATTCACACTTGTAAAACCATATTTGTCAATCTTATATCCTCTTCCTAGGCGAGCCACATCCCACCAATGACACTTGAATAGGTAAACTTTCATGTTCCCCACATAAGACAACTCATAAATGTCCTCTAATACACCATAATACTCCTTATTAGGGTCTAAATCATCTCCTCTAACAAGAACTCCACTGTTTTGTGTTTTTCTCACAAGCTCTTTTGTTTGAAATCTAAATCCATTCACCATAAATGTTGAATATCGATGAACCAATGGGCTTATGAGATCATCATTTGCGCATCCTTGTGCAGATAACACAAATATCTACAGAAACAAACAACACTATTATGACCAATATAACACCTTGGGATAATTACACTAATAGTAAAAGTGTCATTTAAGTAAACACCTACACGTGCACGAAACCAATCAAGAAACTCATTGTTATGCATCCTATGAGCTCTCATTGATCCTTGACTTTCAATCTCTCTCGTGTATTCCCTACATTTTGTGTTAATGAAGATTAATTGAATTGTCTCAATGTGAAATTATCTTGGAATAAATAAGAGACTTACTCCAAGAATTGCGACACCTCTTCACAATTTTGAAGCACATACATGCATGCTTGGTTGAACTCTTCATGAGGTAGCTTCTTGCTATTTGTAGCAGCACCTTTTGGTTGCCCACTGTTTTTAAAGATGGACATCTCACCCTTTGACCTAGATCCATCGTCATTTCTAGTTGGTTTATTGAACTTGGTAGAGATATTCTTTAAATATCGTTAGCAAAACGTGAGGCTTTCCTCTACCAAATAACCTTCTGCAATTGAACCTTCTGGACGACCTAGGTTGCGTACATATGACTTAAGTGTTCGCAAATACCTATATATAGATTTCTGATTAATATAATTATAGAATATGATATTCTAAATATGTGGCATTTATATTATAGAAAGACATGTTACCTCTCAATAGGGTACATATCCCGATATTGAACTGGTCCACCAAGCTTTGCCTCTCTTGCCAAGTGAATTGTCAAATGAATCATGACATCAAAGAACGCCGGAAGAAAAACCATTTGAAGTTTGCACAATATGATAGGAATTTCAGCCTCTAGGATATCAAGATCTTCAATTGTCAAGAACTTAGAGTATAGATTCTTGAAAATTTTGGCTAAGGCTATAATTGGTTCACAGACTTCCTTAGGCAACAAACCACGTATAGATACTGGAAAAATGTCTTGTAATAATACATGATGATCATGACACTTTAATCCATGTATCTTTTTCTCAAGTATGTTAACACACCTTGAAATGTTTGATGAAAAGGCATCTGGAACCTTCAAATTAGCTAAGAAATCACATACCTTCAACATCTCTTGTAGGGACAATGCATAGCATGCCGCCGGTAAGAAAATATTATCGCCATCCTCAATTGGATGCAATCCTTGCCTGATTCCAAGGTCCACCAAATCATATCTACTTTTCAACGTGTCCTTTGTGTTTCCAACCATATTCATCACAGTTGATAAAATATTATCGGACACATTTCTTTCTATATGCATCACATCAAGGTTATGTCGCAACATAAGATTCTTCCAATAAGGCAATTGAAAAAAGATACTCTTCTTCCTCCAATTATAAGCATTGTTAGAAACATTACGCTTTCGCTTTTGCACTTTGCCATAAGTCACATTACCCAAATCTTGTAATTGCATAAGTGCTTCATCACCTGTTAAAGGGCTAGGTGCAGCCCCCATTTCCACTTTCCCATCAAATAACACCCTGTTTCTACGCCATGGATGGTTTATGGGAAGGAAGCGACGATGACCCATATAACATAACTTATTACGTAAGGAAACTGATTGTGTGTCTTTATGGCAACAAGGGCATGCAAGCTTGCCTTTGGTTGACCATCCTGAAAGGTTCCCATATGCAGGAAAGTCATTAATCGTCCACAGGAGAGCCACACGCATAAGAAAATTAGATTTTGAGTGTGCATCATAAGTCTCCACCCCGTCCCATAGTTCTTTCAACTCTTCAATCATTGGTTGTAAGTATACATCAATATCATTGCCTGGACACTTAGGGCCTGGAATAAGAAGTGTCATCATGAAATATTGTTCTTTCATGCAATCCCATGGTGGAAAATTATACGTAACTAGTACGACAGGCCAAATACTATGATTGGAACTCATATTCCCATAAGGTTGGAACCCATCACTTGCTAAACCTAATCTAACATTTCTTAACTCAGTTGAAAAAGTAGGATGACGCTCATTGAAAGATTTCCATTCTATTGAGTCGGATGGATGTCGCAAGACACCATCATCAATATTTTCTTCCTTGTGCCACCTCATCTTCTTTGCCGTTTCTTTTGCCATGTATAATCGTTGAAGCCTTGGTTTGATTGGAAAATGTCACAACACTTTATGAGCTACTTTTTGCCTTTGTTTGCTTCTGACTTCCATCTAGACATACCACACTTCGGACAAGATTGGGCATTGACATAATAGTGCCAATATAAAATACAATCATTCTGACATGCATCTATTTTTGTGTACCCCAAGCCTAGGTCACGAAGAACTTTCTTCGCTTCATAAAAAGATTTGGGTACAAATGACCCCTCAAGAAGAACTTCTTTAAAGAAGCTCAACAACTCATCCATTGATTTGTTGCTCCAATGGTTAAGACACTTCAAGTGAAGTAATTTAACAACAAAAGACAACTTTGAGACTTTTGTGCAACCAAGATAAAGTTCTGTCTGAGCATTTTCTAACAATTTGTAGAACTTTGTTGCATGCATATTTGGCTCTTCATTGCCCTCAGAAGAATTAGTATTATCCTCCACATTCATATATCTGCAAGCATCGTGAATCATTTCAGTAATATTATCCTCTTCAATGCTATCATCTTCGTCTTCATCATCAACTCTAACTAACACTTCTCCATGCAAGTCCCACACTTTATAAGAATCCCAGAAGCCCTTGTTCAACAAGTCTCCTCTTACATTAATCCTTAGCTTGAACACGGTGTTCATACACCCTTTACAAGGACATCGAATAATAGTGCTCACCCCGGGTTGACTGAATGCCCAATTAAGAAAGCTTTCTACTCCGTCTCTATACCTTTGGTCAACTCTATTCCTAATATTCAACCAACTTTTATCCATTTCCTATTTTTCAACAAAAAAaggaataaattaattaattagattTTTCATAATGAGAAACAGTGGAAAAGTCTAAGAAGAGGCCTATGCAAAGGCGTTAGCATGAATAAGTCAATATAAACTtcatatttaaaaaattaatatattCATAACTAAAACATACTCTACTTTATATGAGAGGTGCATTCCAATTATCAGAAGAATAATTGTGATTAATATAATTTACGAGGAATATGATCAATAAATCATGCAGTAGACAATATACAGCAACCACTAGTATAACTCCAAGTGCAGCCAATGTTTTCTTTAAAGGACAACAACATGTACCAAACATGGTGGCCATTTAAACCACAGGTATGGCAAGCCTATCGAATGTAGTATCGATTCTTTTTACAGAACAAAACCAGCAGGCAGCTAATTCCCCCTCAAAGTGTAGCATTTGTTTTTATCAAAGTAGCAATAGTTCATAGCAAACAACAAAGAGCCACAGTGCATAGTAGACTAGCTGAACCTTTCAAAAATGCACAAGTTATTATGCTCAAATGGTAATTAAAATGCAGCAAGAATCTCCAGGTTCAGCAGTTCACAACAGTAGCAGCAAGGCAAAAGCTATGCAAGTGACAATCTTATCCCAAACAAGTGTCAACAATAGAGTTTGGAAGCATATATGTAGGCTATGGGGAGAGTTCTCAGAAAATCATCACTTTTTGGCAGGCAATGGCTAGCGAATCAGGTTCTAGAAGGACAAATGGCTGGGAAACTCAACCTTAAGACATGACTATCCTGCTATTTTTCAGATTGCTTGTCATCCTGACTCTAGCATCACTCAAAACAAGATTGGGCACATCTGGAACATCACACTGAGGAGGAATCTTCAAGACTGGGAGGTTGAAGATCTAGTCAGGCTTCTAGCCACATTGAATGACATCCTACTAAATGAGCATATCACAGACAAGTTCAAATGGGGAGGTGCAAGTGATGGCATATACACTGTGAGGAAAGGATATAAAATGATTATGGAACAAAATGGAATTACTGATTTCTGGCCTTGGAAACTACTCTGGAAAACCAAACTACCCCCCAAGGTCATCTGTTTTAGCTGGACTTCTCTTTATGAGGCATGCTTGACCCTGGACAACCTTATGAAAAGGGGAATTCATATGGCTAATAGATGTTACATGTGTCACGGGAAGGCAGAAACCAACAACCATCTGTTTTTTGCATTGTAGATTTACATTATATTTTTAGAACATGTTCTGTTCACTTTTTGGAATCAGTTGGGTTATGCCTCGCACCATCAAGAATTCTATCGAGTGCTGGAGCAGCTGGAGGGTTGATAACACC
Encoded here:
- the LOC132611521 gene encoding uncharacterized protein LOC132611521 codes for the protein MAKETAKKMRWHKEENIDDGVLRHPSDSIEWKSFNERHPTFSTELRNVRLGLASDGFQPYGNMSSNHSIWPVVLVTYNFPPWDCMKEQYFMMTLLIPGPKCPGNDIDVYLQPMIEELKELWDGVETYDAHSKSNFLMRVALLWTINDFPAYGNLSGWSTKGKLACPCCHKDTQSVSLRNKLCYMGHRRFLPINHPWRRNRVLFDGKVEMGAAPSPLTGDEALMQLQDLGNVTYGKVQKRKRNVSNNAYNWRKKSIFFQLPYWKNLMLRHNLDVMHIERNVSDNILSTVMNMVGNTKDTLKSRYDLVDLGIRQGLHPIEDGDNIFLPAACYALSLQEMLKVCDFLANLKVPDAFSSNISRCVNILEKKIHGLKCHDHHVLLQDIFPVSIRGLLPKEVCEPIIALAKIFKNLYSKFLTIEDLDILEAEIPIILCKLQMVFLPAFFDVMIHLTIHLAREAKLGGPVQYRDMYPIERNDDGSRSKGEMSIFKNSGQPKGAATNSKKLPHEEFNQACMEYTREIESQGSMRAHRMHNNEFLDWFRARIFVLSAQGCANDDLISPLVHRYSTFMVNGFRFQTKELVRKTQNSGVLVRGDDLDPNKEYYGVLEDIYELSYVGNMKVYLFKCHWWDVARLGRGYKIDKYGFTSVNTHCALNTNEPFVLASQSEQVFYLNDMVNKDWLVVVKTNPHNLFNIPEGEDEALLNEEVYQQEEVECNILRTNDQETEIEVSLHRDDIEPQTVLRTNDQGNEEDD